Genomic DNA from Desulfonema ishimotonii:
TTCGCCCTTCTGGGTGCCAAAAATCACCACCTCATCGCCCACGGCCACATCCGGGATATGCCCCACGTCCAGCATACACAGATCCATGCAGATCCGCCCCACAATGGGCGCCCGCTGTCCCCGGACCAGCATGTGTCCTTTGGAGGAGAGCAGCCGGTTCAGGCCGTCCGCATATCCGGCAGAGACAGAGGCGATCACAGTGGGCCGCGTCGTCTCATGGGCCATGCCGTAGCTGATTTTAAATCCGGCAGGAACGGACTTTACCTGGATAATCCGCGCCTTAAATGACATGGCCGGTTTCAGGGCAACCGGTTCCCGGTCCACCTCATCGGACGGATACAGCCCGTAAAGGGCAATACCGGCCCGCACCATATCGAGATGGGCCTCCGGCAGTTCCATCAGCCCCGCGCTGTTGGCGCAGTGGCGGATGGGGATCTCCACCCCGGCGGCCCGGAGCCGGTCGGTCAGCCCGGTAAACCGGGCCAGCTGGGTCCGGGCACAGGTTTTATCCAGCGTATCCGATGCGGCAAAGTGGGTAAATATCCCCTCTGCCTCGATCCCCGGCAGCCGTGTGATCGCGGCAATATCACGCACCGTCCGGTCCGCCGCATCGGCCGGAAACGCCAGCAGGCCCAGACGCCCCATACCGGTATCGACCTTGAGGTGAATGCTGATTTTCCGGCCGGCCGCCACGGCCGCGTCGGAAAACGCCCGCGCCGTCTCCGGGGAAAAGACCGCAGGTGCCAGATGCCACTCCAAAAGCTGCTGCGCCAGGGCCGGCGGCGTATGGCCGAAGATCAGGATCGGCACATCCAGACCGGCCTTCCGGAGGGCAATCCCCTCCCCGATTCTCGCCACCCCCAGCCACTCTGCCCCGTTCTTCAGAGCAATCCGAGCCACTTCAGCCGCTCCGTGCCCGTATCCGTCTGCCTTGACCACAGCCATGAACCGGGCGTCCGGTGAGGTGATCCGCCGCAGCGCCCGGACATTGTGCCCGATGGCATCCAGGTCAATTTCCGTCCATGTCAGCAACGCGTCTTCTGTCATTCCAATCCCTTTCTCTTCTCCGTGCCAGGGCACACATCTCAACACAAATTTCCAATCATTATCCCTTAAACCTATCTGCCCTTGTCAGAGGGATGCAGACAACGCAAGGAAACGCCCTGAAAAACAGGAAACCCGATGCGGATGGCATCAGGTTTCAATTGATTTTAATCTGAAAAATCTGACGGAATATGTTATCCCCGGACCGCCGAAACGATGGTGTTAAATACCTTGGAGGTCCGCTCCCAGATCACGTCAAAGGCCGTGGCCGGAATGGCGTTTTTAAGCTCCGATTTGATAAACGACAGCCGTTCCAGGGGATCGTCGGGGATATGATGGAAAAAGACCCGGACCTTTCCCTGGCTGCCCAGGGTCTTCATATGGTCAATAAATTCCTGCTGTCTGGCCAGGGTCCGCCGGTTCAGCTCCGTATTGCCGGTCAGATGCGGTGTGGGATAGAGAAAAATGATTTCCCCGTTTTTGTCCGCTCCGAACGCCTCAATAGCGGCTTCAGGAAAAATGAACTGGCGGGGGCAGTCGCTGTCGTCATTCATCAGGTCTGAAAAGATGATCACCCGCCCCCCGCTTCTTTCCGGCAGCACTGTCTCAAGGAAATGATAAAAGGGGGTGGTCAGCGGCGTGGTATCCCTGGGCGCGATTTTGGTGACACGGATCTCCCGGATCTTCTCCTCCACCTGCCACCCGAACGTCACCGGGTCATCGGGAGACTGCGCGGAGACAATGGTATGAAGCGACTGTTCCGCACACCCCGGATTGCCGAAGGTCAGAATACGGTAACTGACCGACGCATCGCCGATAAAATTGCGCAACCGGTCCGTCACGGCATCTTTGAGTTTTTCAAGCGTATCGGTACTGATGGTGGCCGACACGTCAATCCCCACAAAAAAACGATTGGGCATGGGCTGACGGATCTGCCGCAGCTCGGTGGCCACATCCTCGCTGGTAAAAAAGAGATAGCTGATCCCCCCGCCGATGATCAGCAGAACCAGAAAGGGGATGTAAAATCCCTTCCGGACAAAAAACGGCGGGGAAGCGTTGCGGCTTTTCACCCTTGCGCCGCACTTGGGGCACAAACCGCCTGAAGGCTTAAGACCTGTATACCCGCATTGGGGGCATTTATTTAAATTCGCCATATCTCAATCACTCCCCGGGAGGCACTCCGGATTATTTATAGAGAAACTGCATTTTCAGCGATCCGATTTCAATGGTATCGAACTGGTTCAGCTGGATGGACTCCCTTACGCTGTCCCCGTTCACCCTCGGTTTGGACAGTCCGCCCACATAGCTGAGATAATATCCGTCCGGCCGCTTGCTGATGGTGGCGGCCGTCTGTCCGATGGTCAGCCCCGTCACTATAATATCGGACGAGGCGTTTTTCCCGATCTTGGTCAGCTTTTTGGTCAGATCCGCCTCCCCTTCGCCGCCGGAGAGAAAGGACAACACCCCCACAGGCTCATCCGCACTTTTACCGGCGGTTTTCTTCTCCGTCCTGGCCGAGTTCTTCGCCACCATCCTGCGATAGCTTTCCGTATCCATCACCATCGTCTGCTGCATGGGGTCCGGATTCTCTTCTGCCCCGGCCTCACCGGGCGCATAGGTGAAGGCCAGGAAGTGCTTGCCGATAATAATAATATCCCCGTGCTGAAGCCAGTGGGTTCCCCGTACCTGTTCCTCGTTGACAAAGGTTCCGTTTTTGCTTCCCAGATCCGTCAGCAAAAACTTTTCACCCACCGAATCCACTTTGGCATGGTGGCCCGATACGGCAAGGTTTTCAATGACGATATCGTTGTCTTCCAGCCTGCCGATATTCACGGATTTGCCCTTTTCCAGCGTATATTCCCCAAGCTTCCTTTCGTCCTTTGTAAATTTAAGCGTTAAAACTGGCATTATCATACCCTCTCTCTGTTATAAAACTTGGCGTCCCCCTACCTTCAGGCATGGGAATATAAGCCATTTCCGATTCAGGTTTTTGCGGAACAAAAAATGAATCGGAACCCCTTTTTCTGTTGATATTCAAAACGGATACGGCAGGTAAGGAAGCCGTCCGGCTGAGAGTGCTGACGGTGGTTCCTGTGCGGCACTTTAGCAATCAGAGGTATCCGGTTGCGGCAGACAGGCTGCCGAACAGGCTTTTGCGGCCGGGCTGTGCCTGGCTTAAGAATCTCCCTGCCTTCAGACATGGGGAGTGCCGGATCATCATCCGGGGATTCCCGGTGAGATTTCCCATCACCGGATCAGCCGATTCTGAAAAGCCGGGAGATCATCCCCAGAATCCCCCTTCTCTTCCGATGCACATTTTTTACCTTGAGAACGATAACGGTGATATTGTCCTCTCCGCCGCGCTCATTGGCCATGTCCACAAGGATCTGCGAAGATTTGGCAGGCCGTTTTCCCACCACAACCCCGGCGATCTCATCGGGTCGGACCTTATTGGTCAGCCCGTCTGAGGCGATCACCAGGATATCATCCTTAAAACACTGGATTTCACAGATATCGGCCAGCACCCGCTCCTCAACCCCCATGGCACGGGTCAGCATGTGGCTGTATTCCTTGCCGAACTTCTTTCCCGGATTGAGCGCCATCTGTTCGGCCACCACTGTGTGGGGGACAGAGAGGGTTTCAATTTCTCCCTTCCGGATCAGATAGATCGGGCTGTCTCCCACATTGGAGGCAATCAGGGTCTCCTCACTGAAATAAACGGCAGACACAGTCGCCCCCATCCCCCGATAGGCGGATTTTCGGTGCGAGGCCCCGTAGACAACCCGGTTGGCGAGGTTGATACCGGCAATCAGACGGTTGGCATCTTTGGAAAGGGTCTTGTCCGCATCCTCCAGCTCCTCCACTTCGGCCTCACTGTCAAACCGTTCCATGTAGTCCCGTATGGTTCTGACCACCAGATCGCTGGCCACCTCTCCGGCCAGATGCCCGCCCATACCGTCGGCAACCACATAGAGCTTCAGATTGTCGTCCGTAAAAAAAGCATCCTCATTGCCTTTTCTCTTTTTTCCCACATCCGTCAGCCCTGCCGATTCAACACCTGCCATATG
This window encodes:
- a CDS encoding FHA domain-containing protein translates to MPVLTLKFTKDERKLGEYTLEKGKSVNIGRLEDNDIVIENLAVSGHHAKVDSVGEKFLLTDLGSKNGTFVNEEQVRGTHWLQHGDIIIIGKHFLAFTYAPGEAGAEENPDPMQQTMVMDTESYRRMVAKNSARTEKKTAGKSADEPVGVLSFLSGGEGEADLTKKLTKIGKNASSDIIVTGLTIGQTAATISKRPDGYYLSYVGGLSKPRVNGDSVRESIQLNQFDTIEIGSLKMQFLYK
- the alr gene encoding alanine racemase is translated as MTEDALLTWTEIDLDAIGHNVRALRRITSPDARFMAVVKADGYGHGAAEVARIALKNGAEWLGVARIGEGIALRKAGLDVPILIFGHTPPALAQQLLEWHLAPAVFSPETARAFSDAAVAAGRKISIHLKVDTGMGRLGLLAFPADAADRTVRDIAAITRLPGIEAEGIFTHFAASDTLDKTCARTQLARFTGLTDRLRAAGVEIPIRHCANSAGLMELPEAHLDMVRAGIALYGLYPSDEVDREPVALKPAMSFKARIIQVKSVPAGFKISYGMAHETTRPTVIASVSAGYADGLNRLLSSKGHMLVRGQRAPIVGRICMDLCMLDVGHIPDVAVGDEVVIFGTQKGETLHVDELAATLSTISYEIVSTITGRVPRLYTGS
- a CDS encoding PP2C family protein-serine/threonine phosphatase; amino-acid sequence: MAGVESAGLTDVGKKRKGNEDAFFTDDNLKLYVVADGMGGHLAGEVASDLVVRTIRDYMERFDSEAEVEELEDADKTLSKDANRLIAGINLANRVVYGASHRKSAYRGMGATVSAVYFSEETLIASNVGDSPIYLIRKGEIETLSVPHTVVAEQMALNPGKKFGKEYSHMLTRAMGVEERVLADICEIQCFKDDILVIASDGLTNKVRPDEIAGVVVGKRPAKSSQILVDMANERGGEDNITVIVLKVKNVHRKRRGILGMISRLFRIG